The proteins below are encoded in one region of Phaseolus vulgaris cultivar G19833 chromosome 1, P. vulgaris v2.0, whole genome shotgun sequence:
- the LOC137816031 gene encoding uncharacterized protein: protein METPEKGLWREVLESKYGSGRQKKPSTWWKDLTKVRMSDQGDNWFNSNMIWKVGAGEKVKFWEDDWLENGQLKGRYERLYNNSELKDKSISSFGTWSTEGWKWNLSWRREWFVWEKTMVEEFMSIISQVLLHQGIEDKRLWNDPPSYSFSVKSAYDKLANHGYGVGLAVFERLWDLKVMPSALFYVWRAFSNRIATKQNLWRRGVARGDTLCVLCGREEETTSHILVSCKESNKVWNMCSRWMGISSVNHNELICHFEQFSCICLNQEGNRLWKSLWVSIVWCIWKHRNRVIFNQAKVDAEEIFTMAQVQWCG, encoded by the coding sequence ATGGAAACACCGGAAAAAGGACTTTGGAGGGAAGTGCTAGAGTCAAAGTATGGTTCGGGGAGGCAAAAAAAACCATCTACATGGTGGAAGGATCTAACAAAAGTCAGAATGTCAGACCAAGGAGACAACTGGTTTAATTCGAACATGATCTGGAAAGTTGGAGCAGGGGAGAAGGTCAAATTCTGGGAAGATGATTGGCTAGAGAACGGTCAACTCAAAGGAAGATATGAAAGATTATATAATAACTCAGAGCTGAAGGACAAGTCTATAAGCAGTTTTGGAACGTGGTCCACAGAAGGTTGGAAGTGGAATCTTAGTTGGAGAAGAGAATGGTTTGTGTGGGAAAAAACTATGGTAGAGGAATTCATGTCAATTATATCACAAGTGTTACTACACCAGGGTATAGAGGACAAAAGGTTATGGAACGACCCTCCATCATACTCTTTCTCTGTAAAATCAGCCTATGATAAGCTAGCAAATCACGGTTATGGGGTGGGTTTGGCGGTGTTTGAACGTCTTTGGGACTTAAAGGTCATGCCTTCAGCTCTGTTTTATGTGTGGAGGGCTTTCTCGAATAGGATAGCGACTAAACAGAATTTGTGGAGAAGGGGAGTTGCAAGGGGGGATACGTTATGCGTTCTATGCGGGAGGGAGGAGGAGACAACTTCCCACATACTCGTCTCATGTAAGGAATCAAATAAAGTATGGAATATGTGCTCGAGGTGGATGGGGATTAGTTCGGTGAATCATAATGAGCTGATTTGTCATTTTGAGCAATTCTCTTGCATATGCTTAAATCAAGAAGGCAATAGGTTATGGAAAAGCCTTTGGGTTTCAATTGTATGGTGTATATGGAAGCATAGAAACAGGGTCATTTTTAACCAAGCCAAAGTAGACGCAGAGGAGATCTTTACTATGGCACAAGTACAATGGTGTGGATGA
- the LOC137816182 gene encoding aluminum-activated malate transporter 13-like isoform X1 codes for MESTHVIAITNREEDNIRKENKMFQFQLPPIISQLGKNEVHCLSTITSNPRHKQMHRDQDTRKIIHCIKVGISLVLVSLLYLLNPLFKQVGENAMWAIMTVVVMFEFSAGTFTNIQLLLLAMNLMYIYFTNISGATLGKGFNRGLGTIIGGGLGCLVALFAQSIGIHRVGNSIIIAVSVFIFGSFATYLRLIPSIKKRYDYGVMIFILTFNLVVVSGARVNVKVWELARERLLNILIGFIVCVCVSLFVFPLWASNELHDSIVSRFLDLANTIQGCLGECTKTIDEKENQPRFSFNVCNSVLNSKSKDESLANFAKWEPWHGKFGLSYPWGRYLKIGEILREMAAFILATGRCLEASKEPMATLRESEWVHLETCEALESKVACILRELGDSIKKMMKCDAEGCVSEQLKAAREDLSFIISTSKMAQLEDAQVLAIATFVFLLMELIGKVEELAKEVEELGDIAGFRTPIPAFS; via the exons ATGGAATCAACTCATGTAATAGCCATTACAAATAGAGAAGAGGATAATATAAGGAAGGAGAATAAAATGTTCCAATTTCAACTTCCACCCATCATTTCCCAACTTGGGAAAAATGAAGTTCATTGTCTCTCCACCATTACTTCCAATCCCAGACACAAGCAGATGCATAGAGACCAAGACACCAGGAAGATTATCCACTGCATCAAAGTGGGAATCTCCTTGGTTTTGGTTTCACTCCTCTACCTCTTGAATCCTCTCTTTAAGCAAGTTGGAGAAAATGCAATGTGGGCTATCATGACAGTTGTTGTCATGTTTGAGTTCTCTGCAGGTACTTTCACCAACATTCAACTCTTACTCCTTGCAATGAATCTAATGTACATATATTTCACAAACATATCAGGAGCCACACTAGGAAAGGGCTTCAACCGTGGACTAGGAACTATTATAGGAGGAGGACTAGGTTGCTTAGTAGCACTTTTTGCTCAAAGCATTGGGATTCACAGGGTTGGCAACTCGATCATAATCGctgtttctgtttttatattcG gatcaTTTGCGACGTATCTTCGACTGATTCCAAGCATAAAGAAAAGATACGATTATGGAGTGATGATATTCATTCTGACTTTCAATCTAGTTGTGGTTTCTGGCGCACGTGTGAATGTTAAAGTGTGGGAATTAGCCCGCGAACGTCTCTTGAATATACTGATTGGCTTCATTGTGTGCGTTTGTGTAAGCTTGTTCGTCTTTCCTTTGTGGGCAAGTAATGAACTTCACGATTCCATCGTCTCCAGATTCCTTGACCTTGCCAATACAATTCAAG GTTGTTTAGGCGAATGTACCAAAACCATTGATGAAAAGGAAAATCAACCCCGCTTTAGCTTCAACGTTTGCAATTCAGTGTTGAACTCCAAGTCAAAGGATGAATCATTG gCAAATTTCGCAAAATGGGAACCCTGGCATGGAAAATTTGGATTGTCCTACCCTTGGGGAAGGTACTTAAAGATTGGGGAGATTCTTCGAGAAATGGCAGCATTTATTCTTGCAACGGGTCGTTGCCTTGAAGCATCAAAAGAG CCCATGGCCACTTTGAGAGAATCAGAATGGGTCCATTTAGAAACATGCGAAGCACTTGAGTCAAAGGTTGCGTGCATTCTGCGAGAACTAGGAGACAGCATtaagaaaatgatgaaatgTGATGCAGAGGGTTGCGTTTCGGAGCAGTTGAAAGCCGCCAGAGAAGATTTAAGCTTCATAATTTCCACCTCCAAAATGGCACAACTTGAGGATGCTCAAGTGCTAGCCATTGCTACCTTCGTGTTCTTGCTCATGGAAC
- the LOC137816182 gene encoding aluminum-activated malate transporter 13-like isoform X2, which yields MESTHVIAITNREEDNIRKENKMFQFQLPPIISQLGKNEVHCLSTITSNPRHKQMHRDQDTRKIIHCIKVGISLVLVSLLYLLNPLFKQVGENAMWAIMTVVVMFEFSAGATLGKGFNRGLGTIIGGGLGCLVALFAQSIGIHRVGNSIIIAVSVFIFGSFATYLRLIPSIKKRYDYGVMIFILTFNLVVVSGARVNVKVWELARERLLNILIGFIVCVCVSLFVFPLWASNELHDSIVSRFLDLANTIQGCLGECTKTIDEKENQPRFSFNVCNSVLNSKSKDESLANFAKWEPWHGKFGLSYPWGRYLKIGEILREMAAFILATGRCLEASKEPMATLRESEWVHLETCEALESKVACILRELGDSIKKMMKCDAEGCVSEQLKAAREDLSFIISTSKMAQLEDAQVLAIATFVFLLMELIGKVEELAKEVEELGDIAGFRTPIPAFS from the exons ATGGAATCAACTCATGTAATAGCCATTACAAATAGAGAAGAGGATAATATAAGGAAGGAGAATAAAATGTTCCAATTTCAACTTCCACCCATCATTTCCCAACTTGGGAAAAATGAAGTTCATTGTCTCTCCACCATTACTTCCAATCCCAGACACAAGCAGATGCATAGAGACCAAGACACCAGGAAGATTATCCACTGCATCAAAGTGGGAATCTCCTTGGTTTTGGTTTCACTCCTCTACCTCTTGAATCCTCTCTTTAAGCAAGTTGGAGAAAATGCAATGTGGGCTATCATGACAGTTGTTGTCATGTTTGAGTTCTCTGCAG GAGCCACACTAGGAAAGGGCTTCAACCGTGGACTAGGAACTATTATAGGAGGAGGACTAGGTTGCTTAGTAGCACTTTTTGCTCAAAGCATTGGGATTCACAGGGTTGGCAACTCGATCATAATCGctgtttctgtttttatattcG gatcaTTTGCGACGTATCTTCGACTGATTCCAAGCATAAAGAAAAGATACGATTATGGAGTGATGATATTCATTCTGACTTTCAATCTAGTTGTGGTTTCTGGCGCACGTGTGAATGTTAAAGTGTGGGAATTAGCCCGCGAACGTCTCTTGAATATACTGATTGGCTTCATTGTGTGCGTTTGTGTAAGCTTGTTCGTCTTTCCTTTGTGGGCAAGTAATGAACTTCACGATTCCATCGTCTCCAGATTCCTTGACCTTGCCAATACAATTCAAG GTTGTTTAGGCGAATGTACCAAAACCATTGATGAAAAGGAAAATCAACCCCGCTTTAGCTTCAACGTTTGCAATTCAGTGTTGAACTCCAAGTCAAAGGATGAATCATTG gCAAATTTCGCAAAATGGGAACCCTGGCATGGAAAATTTGGATTGTCCTACCCTTGGGGAAGGTACTTAAAGATTGGGGAGATTCTTCGAGAAATGGCAGCATTTATTCTTGCAACGGGTCGTTGCCTTGAAGCATCAAAAGAG CCCATGGCCACTTTGAGAGAATCAGAATGGGTCCATTTAGAAACATGCGAAGCACTTGAGTCAAAGGTTGCGTGCATTCTGCGAGAACTAGGAGACAGCATtaagaaaatgatgaaatgTGATGCAGAGGGTTGCGTTTCGGAGCAGTTGAAAGCCGCCAGAGAAGATTTAAGCTTCATAATTTCCACCTCCAAAATGGCACAACTTGAGGATGCTCAAGTGCTAGCCATTGCTACCTTCGTGTTCTTGCTCATGGAAC